A window of Cellulosimicrobium protaetiae genomic DNA:
CGCCGACGACGGCGAGTGACCCACCGCCGTCGGGCACGACCATGTCGAGGGGGCCCGACCGCACCAGGCGGTGTGACCCCTATCCCGGCGGGCGACCGATCGTCGTCGGGCACCGCAACCAGCGTTCTCCTTCGGCGGACTGTGGGTCTACCTCGCGTGACTGCGGTTCTCCTTCGGCGGACCGGGGTTCTCCTTCGGTGGGGAGTAGGGGGAGGGCCAGGGGCCGATCTCGGGGAGGGAGGCGGCGGCGTCGGCGCGGTGGGCGACCGGCTCGACGGCGGGGGTGCGGCCCGCGAGCCAGGCGGCGATGTCGGTGAGGCGTCCGCGGACGACGACCGCTCTCGGCGCACCGGACCCGGGGGCGTTCTCCTCCTGGGCGTCCGCGTGGGGGATCGACCCGGGTTCGGTCGCCGTGCGGAGACCGGCGGGGCCGACGACGAAGGACGCGGGCTGCCCGACGACCTCGACCACGACGTCGTCCGTGAGCCGGACCCCGAGGAAGTCGAGGAGGTGCAGGCCGAGCGGACGCGGCCAGGTGTCGAGACCGATCCCGGCGTCGAGGTCGACGGCGTGGATCCGGACCTCGCGCCACCAGGCGACGAGGGCGTCGGCGACCGTGCCGTCGCGGTACGTCACCGGAGCGTCCCACCCGGCCGAGCCGGGACCGGGCCACGCGGCGTCGAGGCGCTCGGCGAGGGCCTCGAGCGCGGCGACGTGCTCCGCGACCGACCGGTGTGCGCCCTCCTGGATGCCGGCCTCGCGCCCGGCGGCGCCGCCGTCGTACACCTCGACGAGCTCACCGTGGGCGGCGTGCTCGGCCTGGCGGGCCATCGCGGTACCGATCGCCGTGACGTGCGCGAGCACGTGGCTGCGCGACCAGCCGGGCAGGGCGGACGGGCCGGCGAGGCCCGCCGCGTCCAGGGCACGCGTCGTGGCGGTGACGACGTCGAGTGCGGCGCGCGCGTCGCGACGCACCTCCTCGATGTCGGGCACGGCGAGCGGGCTGGTTCCGGTCAGGGCCACAGGAGCTCCTTCGTCCAGTCGGCGGGCGCGTCGGACGACGCCGTGTAGCGCAGGCGGGTCTGGCCGTCGGGTGAGGACGCCCAGAATTCGACGCTCGTCGGCTCGAGCGCGTAGGCCGTCCAGGCGTCGAGCACGAGGTCCGGCTCGGCGCGCACCCGTTCGAGCGCGGCGTCCCACGCGGCCCGGTAGGCGCCCCGCGACGCGAGCGGGGTGCTCTGCGGGCCCGCGAGCGCGGTCGCGCGCGAGAAGCCGGAACGGGCGAGGAAGTCGGCTGCCGACGCGTCCGGGCCGAGCGGGACGACCGGCCCGCACACCCGCACCTGGCGGCCGTGCTCGCGCCAGAAGAAGGTCAGCGCGGCGTTCGGGTTCTGCGCGATGGCCACGCCCTTGGGTGAGTCGGCGCGGGTCGCGAAGACCCAGCCGTCGCCGTCGACGTCTTTGAGGATCAGCGTCCGGGCGTCGACCCGGCCGCCCGCGTCGGCCGTGGAGAGCGTGGCGGCGTGCGGTGCGGGCAGGCCGGCGTCGATCGCCTGCTGGAGCCAGTCGACGAAGAGCGTGCTCGGGTCGTCCGGTGCCGAGCCGACGTCGAGGCCGGGCAGGTCTGGACCGAACACCGGCAGTGCGCGCAAGCGCTCACGAAGCGTCGGGGGGTCGGGTGTCTCGGTCATGCGTCCTCCGGGGTGGTCGGGCCGGGGTCGAGCAGCGCGACGAACCCGCGGGCCGCGGCGGTCATCGCGTCGGGGTCGTCGAGGGCGCGCGCGAGGACGTACCCGCCCTGCACGATCGCGACGGCGGCGTGGGCGCGGTCGCGGGCCGCGTCGTCGGGCAGCCCGTCCTCCGTGAGGACGGCGGCGGCCAGGTCGACGAGCCCGCGGAAGTAGGCGCGGACCTCGGCGGCCAGCACGTCGTCGTCCATGACGGCCTGGTCGCTGACGAGGCGACCGACCTTGCACCCGGCGAGCGCCGGGCGCGGTCGCTCGAGGTAGCGGACGAGGCGCTCGACGGCGGAGCCGCTCGCGTCGAGGTCGCGGTGCGCGGCGTCGAGCCCGGCGGCCGTCGTGGCGTGGACGGCCGCGGCGGCGAGGTCGTGCTTGGTGGGGAAGTGGTGGTACAGGCTGCCCTGGCCCACACCGCTCACGGCGAGGACCTGGCGCGGGCTGGTCGCGCCGACGCCCTGGGCCCAGAACAGCTCCTGCGCGGCGGCGACGAGGCGCTCGCGGGCGTCGGTCGTCGTCATGCGACCACCGTACCTACCTCTAGGTATGGTGTCGAGCCGTCTCTCTGCGGAGCGCCAGCCGTCACACCTCGCCGTCCCGCTCGGTCGGGACGGCATGAGAGTCCAGTCGTACGGTGGGTCGGTGACGGTGCAGCAGCGGGTGCTGGTGGTCGCGGTCCTCGCGTCGTTCGTGTCGTTCCTGGACGGCTCGGTGGTCAACGTCGCGCTGCCCGCGATCTCGGCCGAGCTGACGACCGGTCCGGTCACGGGGCTGGCGCTGCAGCAGTGGGTCGTCGACGCCTACATGATCACGCTGGGCGCCCTCATCCTCCTCGCGGGATCGCTGTCGGACGTCCACGGCCGGCGCCGCATCATGGCGATCGGCCTCGTCGGCTTCGCGGTCACGTCCGTCGCGTGCGCGCTGGCCCCCGACGGGCTGTTCCTCGTCGTGGCGCGCGGGCTCCAGGGCGTCGCGGGCGCCCTGCTCGTGCCCAGCTCGCTCGCCATGATCATCTCGACGTTCGACGGCGAGCGGCAGTCCCGCGCGATCGGCTCCTGGACCGCGTGGACCAGCACGGCGTCGCTCGTCGGGCCGCTGCTCGGTGGGATCCTCATCGACACGATCTCGTGGCGCTGGGTGTTCTGGATCAACGTGCTCCCCGTCGCGGTGACGCTGTGGCTGCTGCGGGGCGTACCGCGGTCCGCCGCGGAGGAGCCGGGCGCCGGGGCCACCCGCCGCATCGACGTCGCCGGGGCGACGCTCGCCGCCGTCGGGCTCGCCGGGACGGTGTTCGCGCTCATCGAGCAGGGCCGGTTCGGCTGGGCGAGCCCGGTGGTGTGGGGACCGGGCGTCGTCGGGGTCGCGTGCCTGGTCGTGTTCGTGTGGTGGGAGCGGCGCGCCCCCGACCCGATGCTCCCGCCGCGGCTGTTCCGGGTGCGCAACTTCGCGTGGGGCAACCTCGCGACCGCCGCCATCTACGGCGCGCTCTACTTCGGCGGGTTCGTCGTCACGCTGTTCCTCCAGCAGGTCGGCGGGTACAGCGCGACCGCCGCAGGGCTCGCGCAGCTCCCCGTGACGCTCGTGCTCCTCGCGCTGTCGACGCGGTTCGGGGCGCTCGCGGGCCGCTACGGACCGCGCCTGTTCATGACGGTCGGGCCGATCGTCGGCGGTGCCGGCTACCTGCTCCTGCTCACGACGACCGAGGACGCCGTGTACGTCACCCAGGTCCTGCCCGGTCTCGTGCTCTTCGGCCTCGGCCTCGCGATGACGGTCGCGCCCCTCACCTCCGCGATCCTCGGTTCCATCCCGGCGGCCGACGCCGGGATCGGCTCGGCGGTGAACAACGCGGTCTCCCGCGTCGCGGGGCTCGTCGTCATCGCGCTGGCGGGCGTGATCGTCGGCGGCGTGCTCGACCTCGACGGCTTCCACCGCTCGCTCGTCGTGACCGCCGCGCTCCTCGTGCTGGGCGGCGTGCTGAGCTGGGTCGGCATCCGCAACGAGCGCGTGCGCGACGCGGCGCGGACGACCACGTGAGCGGTCACGGTGAGACTGCTTGGCCGGCGCGCGTCCCTCACCGGACCGTCTGCAGGTCGTGCGTGGAGGTGTTGAGGCGACGTGCGCCGTCGGGCACGTCGGGCGGGAACGCGACGACGATGTCCTCGATCCGGACGCCGAAGCGGCCGGGCAGGTAGATGCCCGGCTCGACCGAGAAGCACATGCCGGGCTCGATCGGGCGGTCCTCGCCCTCCACCATGTACGGCGGCTCGTGGGTCGTGGTGCCGATGCCGTGCCCGGTGCGGTGCACGAAGAACTCGCCGTAGCCCGCGTCGGTGATGACGGCGCGTGCGGCGCGGTCGACGTCCTGGCAGGTCGCGCCCGGCCGCACGGCGTCGACCCCGGCCTGCTGGGCGCGGCGGACGACGTCGTAGACCTCGCGCTGCTGCGCCGCGACGGCGTCGTCGGTGCCGCCCTCGACGACGACCGTGCGCGTCGTGTCGGAGCCGTACCCGTCGCGCAGCCCGCCGAAGTCGAGCACGACGAGGTCGCCCGGCTCGATCACGCGGTCGCCGGCGTCGTGGTGCGGGTCGGCGCCGTTCGGGCCCGCGCACACGAGCGTGAAGTCGACCTGCTCGTGCCCGTGCTCGCGCAGGAACCGGTCGAGGTCGGCCGCGACGTCCCGCTCGCGCCGACCCGCGAACGTGACCTCGCGGATCTGGGCGAACGCGGCGTCGGCGGCGACGCCCGCGGCGGCGAGGCGCTCGACCTCCTGCGCGTCCTTGACGGCGCGCAGTGTCGGGACTGCGTCGGTGAACGCGGTGAACCGCGCGTCCGGGAGCGCGCGCTGGAGCCCGAGCACGTGCAGCGCCCACGTCGAGTCCGAGACGGCGTAGGTTCCGGCCGGGTCGAGGAGGCGCGCGGCGGCGTCGTGCTCGTCCTCGCCGTCGCGCCAGGTCGCGACGTCGAGCCCGTCCGCGCCGGGCGCCGCGGCGAGGTCCCCGCGCTCGAGCAGCGGCACGACGACGGAGGGCCGGCCCGAGTCGTCCGGCACGCCCGCGGGGATCGCGAGCAGCGTCAGTCGCTCGGTCTCGGGCGGGGCGTACCCGGTGAAGTACGCGAGGTCGGGTCCGGGGGAGACGAGAAGGCCCGCCATCCCGGCGTCGCGGGCGTGCGCGGCGGCGCGTTCGCGCCGGGCGGCGTAGACCTCGGGGCCGAAGCCGGCCCCCGGACGTGCGGCGTCGGTGCTGCTCATGGTGCCAGCCTGGCATCCCGCACCCGCGAGATCGACCCGAGCGCTCCGTCGTCGACCCCCTGACGCTCCATCTCGGACGTACGGGTCGATCTCGCGACGGGCAGGGCCGTGGCAGGGTGGGCGCATGAGCGACGTGCGCAACCTCTTCGCGGCCCTCGGCGCGTTCGCCGGGCACTGGCAGCCGCACCGCGTGGCGAGCCTCAACGACGAAGACGTCAAGGTGGTGAAGGTGCTCGGCGAGTTCGTCTGGCACACCCACCCCGAGACCGACGAGCTGTTCCTCGTGCTCGCGGGCGAGCTGACGATCGACCTGCGCGAGGGCGGCGTCGAACGGGCGGTCGTGCTGGCCCCGCACGACCTGTTCGTGGTGCCGCGCGGCGTCGAGC
This region includes:
- a CDS encoding cupin domain-containing protein, with protein sequence MSDVRNLFAALGAFAGHWQPHRVASLNDEDVKVVKVLGEFVWHTHPETDELFLVLAGELTIDLREGGVERAVVLAPHDLFVVPRGVEHRPRAAVETSAVLVERRGTVNTGDAGGDLTSPLRELPDA
- a CDS encoding TetR/AcrR family transcriptional regulator → MTTTDARERLVAAAQELFWAQGVGATSPRQVLAVSGVGQGSLYHHFPTKHDLAAAAVHATTAAGLDAAHRDLDASGSAVERLVRYLERPRPALAGCKVGRLVSDQAVMDDDVLAAEVRAYFRGLVDLAAAVLTEDGLPDDAARDRAHAAVAIVQGGYVLARALDDPDAMTAAARGFVALLDPGPTTPEDA
- a CDS encoding maleylpyruvate isomerase family mycothiol-dependent enzyme, coding for MALTGTSPLAVPDIEEVRRDARAALDVVTATTRALDAAGLAGPSALPGWSRSHVLAHVTAIGTAMARQAEHAAHGELVEVYDGGAAGREAGIQEGAHRSVAEHVAALEALAERLDAAWPGPGSAGWDAPVTYRDGTVADALVAWWREVRIHAVDLDAGIGLDTWPRPLGLHLLDFLGVRLTDDVVVEVVGQPASFVVGPAGLRTATEPGSIPHADAQEENAPGSGAPRAVVVRGRLTDIAAWLAGRTPAVEPVAHRADAAASLPEIGPWPSPYSPPKENPGPPKENRSHAR
- a CDS encoding aminopeptidase P family protein, whose protein sequence is MSSTDAARPGAGFGPEVYAARRERAAAHARDAGMAGLLVSPGPDLAYFTGYAPPETERLTLLAIPAGVPDDSGRPSVVVPLLERGDLAAAPGADGLDVATWRDGEDEHDAAARLLDPAGTYAVSDSTWALHVLGLQRALPDARFTAFTDAVPTLRAVKDAQEVERLAAAGVAADAAFAQIREVTFAGRRERDVAADLDRFLREHGHEQVDFTLVCAGPNGADPHHDAGDRVIEPGDLVVLDFGGLRDGYGSDTTRTVVVEGGTDDAVAAQQREVYDVVRRAQQAGVDAVRPGATCQDVDRAARAVITDAGYGEFFVHRTGHGIGTTTHEPPYMVEGEDRPIEPGMCFSVEPGIYLPGRFGVRIEDIVVAFPPDVPDGARRLNTSTHDLQTVR
- a CDS encoding MFS transporter, whose translation is MTVQQRVLVVAVLASFVSFLDGSVVNVALPAISAELTTGPVTGLALQQWVVDAYMITLGALILLAGSLSDVHGRRRIMAIGLVGFAVTSVACALAPDGLFLVVARGLQGVAGALLVPSSLAMIISTFDGERQSRAIGSWTAWTSTASLVGPLLGGILIDTISWRWVFWINVLPVAVTLWLLRGVPRSAAEEPGAGATRRIDVAGATLAAVGLAGTVFALIEQGRFGWASPVVWGPGVVGVACLVVFVWWERRAPDPMLPPRLFRVRNFAWGNLATAAIYGALYFGGFVVTLFLQQVGGYSATAAGLAQLPVTLVLLALSTRFGALAGRYGPRLFMTVGPIVGGAGYLLLLTTTEDAVYVTQVLPGLVLFGLGLAMTVAPLTSAILGSIPAADAGIGSAVNNAVSRVAGLVVIALAGVIVGGVLDLDGFHRSLVVTAALLVLGGVLSWVGIRNERVRDAARTTT
- a CDS encoding pyridoxine/pyridoxamine 5'-phosphate oxidase, with the protein product MTETPDPPTLRERLRALPVFGPDLPGLDVGSAPDDPSTLFVDWLQQAIDAGLPAPHAATLSTADAGGRVDARTLILKDVDGDGWVFATRADSPKGVAIAQNPNAALTFFWREHGRQVRVCGPVVPLGPDASAADFLARSGFSRATALAGPQSTPLASRGAYRAAWDAALERVRAEPDLVLDAWTAYALEPTSVEFWASSPDGQTRLRYTASSDAPADWTKELLWP